The Amycolatopsis nigrescens CSC17Ta-90 genomic interval CGGCGGCGGGCAGGCCGGCGCAACCGGCTTCCGCGCACCGTGGACGCGAACTTGGGGTCCTCGGCATAGAGCTCGCGCTCGATCTGGTCGAGCAGCCGCTGCTCATGCTCGGAGAGTGGCATCTTTCCTCCTCCGGCACAGCTGTCGCGGGCGCCGGGCCGCGCAACGTCGTGGACCCAACAGACGTCCCCGTTCCGGGGAGTCAACAACCAGGATACGAGCCCCGCGCGCGGACGACTACCCGATCCCGCATCCGGGCCGGATTGTTTTGCCGGAAAGCGGTCTCCACCGGGTGCTCCGGGCCGCCGGGAGCACCGCCGGGAAGACGATCACCCCTGGTCCGGGGCCAGCAGGGTGGCCGGGCGGACCGCGGCGGCGCCGAATCTCGATCTCGCCACATCTGCGGCGAGTTCCGCGTCCCGCCAGCGTGGCGCCGACGGCACCGCCTTCGATGACGACGAGGTCGAGGACGACACCGTCTCGAAGCTGAGCTGTTCGGCCGTCTCGGTACCGGCAAGGCCCTCCAGCCGTACCCCGAGCAGGCGCACCTCGGCCCCGTCGGCCGCCGCGGCGAGCAGCGCGACCGCCGTCGCGTAGATCTCATGGGTGAGATCGGTCGCGGACGGCAGGGTGCGGGCCCTGGTGATGGTCCGGAAGTCGGCGAACCGCACCTTGATCGACACGGTCCGCCCGCGCAGCCCCTTGGCGCGCAGGATGCCCGCCACCCGCTCGGACAGCCGCAGCAGTTCCCGGTCCAGCACCGCGCGGTCGCGCTGGTCGGTGTCGAAGGTCCGCTCGGCGCCGATCGACTTGTCCGGTGACTCCGGCACCACGCCCCGGTCGTCCCGGCCGTTCGCCAGTGCGTGCAGGTGCTCGCCCACCGCCGTGCCGACCGAGCGCCGCAGCCTGCTCAACGGCGTGGCGGCCACGTCGGCGATGGTGGCGAGGCCGAGCCGCCGCAGGTTCTCCTCGGTCCGCTTGCCGACTCCCCACAGCGCCGAGATCGGCAGCGGGTGCAGGAACTCCAGCACCTGCCCTGCCGGCACCACCACGACGCCGTCCGGCTTTGCCATGCCGGAGGCGAGCTTGGCGACGAACTTCACCCCGGCCACCCCGACCGAGCAGGTGATGCCGTGCTCCTCGGCCACCTTCGCGCGGATCGACTCGGCGATCCCGGCCGGGGTGCTGCCCAGCCGCCTGAGCGCGCCGCTGACGTCCAGGAAGGCCTCGTCCAGGCTCAGCGGCTCGACCAGCGGGGTGAGCTCCCGGAAGAGGGCCAGCACGCCCCGCGAGACCTCGCCGTAGAGCCCGCGGGTCGGCGGGAGGTACACCGCGTGCGGGCAGAGCCGCCGGGCCGCACCGACCGGCATCGCCGACCGCACGCCGTACACCCTGGCCGGGTAGTTGGCCGAGAGCACCACCGAACGCGCGCCGGCGCCCGCGACTATCACCGGGCGATCCACCAGCTCCGGCCTAGTACGCAGCTCCACGGCCGCGAAGAAGGCGTCCATGTCCACGTGCAGCAGGCCGCAGCCGGTGTCGTCCGGGGTGTGCTCGCCGGTCACCAGGAAGCGCGCGTGACCGTCCGGTAGTGCCGCGTTTCTGCCCATCGGCGCCAAGGCTAGCCCGGCGCACCGACAAGAATCGGGTGGCTCAGGACGGCCGGTGTGCCACCGCGTGCAGCCTGGCCGCGATGTCCCGCAGCGGCGAGAGGGTGCCCGCTGCCGCTTCGAACTCGGCGAGGTCGTCGGCGCCCTCAGCGCCCTCGGCGCCGTCGGGCACCGGGCCGACGCTGTCCGCGACCACCCCGTCCCCTTGGATCAGGGTGACCTCCAGCCCCGCGGCGCTCAACTGCTCGCGCAGGCCCTCGGTGCCGAACCGCCGCAGCAGGCTGTCGCCGTCTTCCGGCAGTACCCCGTCCGCCTCGGTGAGCAGCCGCTTCGCCTCGGCGAGCCGGCCGGACAGCGCGCGTTGCAGGGCGGCGGCGTGCCGGTTCGCGACGAGCACGGACACCGCACCGCCCGGCGTCACCGCCGCGGCCAGCGCGGCGAGCACCACGGCCGGGTCGTCGACGACCTCGAGCAGGCCGTGTGCCAGCACCAGGTCCGCCGATCCGGCCGGCACGTGCCTGCCGAGCGCGTCCGAGTCGTCCGCCACCACGGTGATCCGGTTGGACACCCCCATCTCCGCGGCGCGGCGCTGCAGGGTGGCCAGCGCGTTCGGGTTGGGCTCCACCACGGTGACCGAGCATCCCGCCGAGGCGAAGGGAACCGCCCAGCCGCCGGTGCCGCCACCCACGTCGACCACCCGCGGTTCCGTCACGCCCCGTGCCCGCGCCCGGGAGAGCTCGGCCTCCAGTGCCCGCCTCACGAGCCCGGAGCCCCTGGCTGCCGCGATGTCCGTTCGCATGGGGCCAGAGCGTAGTTCGGGTTCCCCGGCGGCGAGCGCGCACCTCAGCACTTAGGCTCCGATCGTGCGTACAGTCGCTGTGCTCAGCCTCAAGGGCGGCGTCGGCAAGACCACCGTCGCGCTCGGGCTCGCCTCCGCGGCGCTGGACCGCGGCCTGCGCACGCTGGTCGTCGACCTCGACCCGCAGTGCAACGCCACCGCCGCGCTGGACCCGCCGCCCACCCGCGGCACACTCGCCGACGTGCTCGCCTCCCCGCGCCGTTCCGTGCTGAACGCGGCGATCACGCGCAGCGGCTGGGGCGAGGGGGTGGACGTGCTGGTCGGTTCCGAGGACACCGAGTCGCTCAACGATCCCGCGCCCGGTTCGCGGCGGCTCGGCAGGCTCGCCGCCGGGCTCACCGAGCTGCACCGGCTCATCGATCACGGGCAGCTGCCCTATCGGCTGGTGCTGCTGGACTGCCCGCCCTCGCTCGGCAGGCTCACCAGGTCGGCGCTGGTCGCCGCGGACGGCGCCCTGCTGGTCACCGAGCCCGCCCTGTTCGCGGTGTCCGGGGTGCAGCGCGCTTCGGAGGCGGTCGAGGCCGAACGGGCCGAACACAACGCGCGGCTGCGCTCGCTGGGCGTGGTGGTGAATCGGGTGAAGCCGCGCTCCAAGGAGCACGAGTTCCGGGTCGCCGAGCTGCGCCAGACCTTCGGCGAACTGGTGCTGGAGCCCGCCCTGCCGGACCGGGTCGCCGTGCAGCAGGCCCAGGGCGCCTGCGCTCCGGTGCATCGGCTGAGGTCACCGGGCGCCCGCGAGCTCGCTGGGGCGTTCGACACCTTGCTGGCGAACACCACCGGCACCAGCCCGTAGGCTGTGTCGAGTGCACACGGTCGCCGTACTGAGCCTCAAGGGTGGTGTCGGCAAAACGACGGTTGCGCTCGGTATCGCCTCGGCTGCGTTGCGTAGGGGAACGCGGACCCTGGTCGCCGATCTCGACCCGCAGGGCAACGCCACCGCCTCACTGGACCCGCCGTACACCGACGCCACCCTGGCCGAGGTGCTGGAGACGCCGCATCGCGCGGTGCTGCAGCGCGCCATCGCGCCCAGCGTGTGGAGCGACGAGCTGGACGTCCTGGTCGGCTCGGAGGAGCTGGAGCAGCTCAACGAGCCGGGTCCGGACGGGCGCCGCCTGGAGAACCTGTCCAGGGCGCTCGACGAGCTCTACCGCTCGCCCACTCGCGGCGAGCCCTACGAGCTGGTGGTGCTGGACTGCCCGCCCTCGCTCGGCAGGCTGACCAAGTCCGCGCTGGTCGCCGCGGACAGCGCGATCCTGGTCACCGAGCCGACCATGTACGCGGTGGCGGGCGCGCAGCGGGCGCTGGAGGCGATCCAGCAGGTCCGCGACGAGCACAACCCCGACCTGAAAGCGATCGGCGTGCTGGTGAACCGCCTCCGGGTCCGCTCCCACGAGCACCAGTTCCGGATCGCCGAGCTGCGCGAGTCCTTCGGGCACCTGGTGATGCCGACCGCGATCCCGGACCGGCTGGCCATCCAGCAGGCCCAGGGCGCCTGCAGCCCGATCCACGAGTGGAACTCGCCGGGGGCGCAGGAGATCGCGCTGACCTTCAACATGGTGCTGGCCAAGATCCTGCGGTCCAACCGGGCCGGGCGGCACCGCGTGCTGGACGCCGGGCAGCGGCACGGCGAAGACGAGAACGTGTCCGGGGAGATCACCGCCGCGCCGGAGAACTCGGAGACCGAGGTCGAAACCACCGGGCCGATCCCCCGGGTGCGTTCGGCGAACTCCTAAAGGCCCGGCGGCCGATGCCCGAAGGCGACACGGTCTTCCTGGCCGGCAAGCAGCTGGACAAGGCGCTCGCGGGCCGGACGCTGCTGCGGGGTGAGTTCCGTCACCCCGCGTTGGCCACGGTCGATCTCGCCGGCCGGGACGTGCTCGGCGTGCGCACCGTGGGCAAGCACCTGTTCACCCGGTTCTCCGGCGATCTGAGCCTGCACAGCCATCTGCGGATGGACGGTTCGTGGCAGGTCTACCCGCCCGGCGCCCGGTGGCGGCTGCCCGCCCAGCACGCCAGGGTCGTGCTGGTGAACCCGGCCGCGCAGGCGATCGGGTTTCGCGTGCACGACCTGAAGTTGCTGCCCACCGGCGAAGAACACGGCCTGGTCGGGCACCTCGGCCCAGACCTGCTGGATCCACAGTGGACGGACGAGCACGCGGCCGCCGCCGCGGCCGCGCTGGCCGCCGAACCGGCGCGGGAGCTCGGACTCGCCCTGCTGGACCAGCGGATCATGGCCGGTATCGGCAACCTGTACAAGATCGAGATGTGTTTCCTGCTCGGTGTCTCCCCGTGGACCCCGGTGTCCGGAGTGGATCCGGCGAAGGTGGTCGCGCTCGGTCGCAAACTGTTGCTGGCCAACGCATGGCGCTACGAGCAGAGCACCACCGGCGAGCTCGCGCGCGGCCGCCGCAACTGGGTCTACGAACGCACCCGGCAGGGCTGCTTCCGCTGCGGCGGGCCGGTGACCGTCGCCAGGCAGGGACACGACACCCACGCCCGGCCCACCTGGTTCTGCCCCCGCTGTCAGCCTGGACCTTCGCCGCTGGACGGGTAAAGTGTGCGGGGTGACGACGTACAAGCTTCCGCTGTACGGCCAGGATCGCGAACGCGGCGACCTCGCTCCCTAGGACCCGCGCCTTTTTCGCGTGGTCCTCATTCCCCCTATTTCCGGGAGCTTTCGTCATGTCCGAGTTCGAGCGCGCGGAGCTGCGCGCCTTCATCCAGGCACTGCCCAAGGCCGAGCTGCACGTCCACCTCGTCGGCTCCGCCGGTATCGACACCGTGTTGGCGCTGGCCAAGCGCCGCCCGGAGGCCGGGGTGCCCACCGACCGCGAGGAACTGGCGCGGTTCTTCACCTTCCGCGACTTCTCGCACTTCCTCACCGTCTACTGGGCGGTCGGCTCGATGGTGCGCGACCGCCACGACGTGCACACCCTGGTCACCGGGCTGGCCAAGGACCTGGCCGGCCAGAACGCGCGCTACGCCGAGGTCACCGTGACCCCGTACAACCACCTGCTGGACGGCCTGCCCGGCGACGAACTGCTCGAAGGGCTGGCCACCGGCCGGGCAGCCGCGGCCGCCGAGCACGGCGTGGAACTCGCCTGGTGCTTCGACATCCCTGGCGAAAAGGGAGTCGAAGCCGGCCGGGAAACCCTGCTGTTCGCGCTGCGCGAACGCCCCGACGGGCTGGTGTCCTTCGGCCTCGGCGGCCCGGAGGTCGGCGTGGGGCGCGCCCAGTTCGAGCCGTTCTTCACCGCGGCCCGCGAAGCCGGGCTGCACAGCGTGCCGCACGCCGGCGAGACCAGCGGGCCCGCCACCATCTGGTCCGCCCTGCACGACCTCGGCGCGGAGCGGATCGGGCACGGCACCAGCTGTGCCGCGGACCCCAGGCTGCTCGCCCATCTGGCCGAGCACCGGATCCCAGTGGAGGTCTGCCCCACCTCGAACCTGCGCACCCGGCAGGTGGAATCCCTTGCCTCGCACCCGGTCCGGCGCATGCTGGACCACGGGGTGACGGTGACGCTGAACACGGACGACCCGCCCATGTTCGGCGCGACGCTGAACGGCGAATACCTCGGAGTGGCCGAGACACTCGGCCTGCGACCGGCCGAAATCGCCCAGCTGGCGCGCAATGCGGTACAGGCCGCTTTCCTGCCCGCGCAACGCAAAAGCGACCTGCTCGCGGAGATCGACGCGCTCGTCACAACCGGCTGAGCGGAAAACCTTGTTGCCGGGTACCGATCTGTTCGCCTAGCGTTGCGGTTACACGAGAAGGGAGGTGGTCCGAAGTTGATTGACACTAGGACTCGTGAGGTGACTGTCCGCTAACGGACAGCACGCGAAAGGACCCAACGCAGGAGTTGCTTCCGACCACCTGTCGGCTCGTCTCCTGTCCAGCGTGTTTGCCTGATAGCGAATACCAGGCAGTCACCGGACCCCCGATGTTCCCCGGCACCAGTCCGGCCAGGGCCCGAACGGCTGACGACGTTCGGGAGGCGCATCGGGGGTCACCCTTTTCCACGAACTTTCCCCCGAGGGCACGAAAATCGGTGCGCAGCAAGGTCACCCCGGATACGCTCCAGCACGTGCTACGGCCCGAATATCCCCTTCGCACCTCGAGGCTGGTTCTCCGGCCGTTCCGCCCCGGCGACTTCGAAGAGCTCTACGCCTTGCAGTCCCGCCCGGATGTGGCGCGGTATCTCTACTGGCAGCCGAGGTCCCGCGCGCAGACCAGGGAGGCGCTGGCAAGGCGGATCGAGCAGAGCACCCTCGAGCGGGAGGGCGACGTGCTCGGCGTGGCGGTCGAACTGGCCGGGACCCAACGGCTGATCGGCGAGCTCAACCTGGAGTGGCACAGCGCCGAGCACGGCCGGGGCGAGATCGGCTTCATCTTCCATCCCGACCACCAGGGCAAGGGCTACGCCGCCGAAGCCGCCGTCGAACTGCTGCGGCTCGGTTTCGACCAGCTCGGCCTGCACCGGATCATCGGCCGCTGCGACGCGCGGAACACCCCGTCGGCGGCGCTGATGGAAGGGCTCGGCATGCGCCGCGAAGCGCATCTCCGGGAGAACGAGATCGTCAAGGGCGAGTGGGCCGACGAGTTCGTCTACGCCATGCTCGCCGCGGACTGGCAGCGGCGCGACGGCCACCAGGGCAAACCGGCGCGCTAGCGCCCGGCGGGCATCAGGCAGCATGTAGCCGTGCTCTTCGACAAGGTGGCCCGGCCCGCGATGTACCGGCTGGCCAAGAACGACCCGGAAGTGGTGCACGAACGCACCGTCGCCGCGCTCGGCAGGCTCAGCACGCTGTCGCGCCCACTGTCCGTGCTGCGCCGGTACTACGGCACCGACGACCCGGTGACGGTGTTCGGGCTGCGGTTCCCGAACCGGGTCGGCCTCGCCGCGGGCATGGACAAGGACGGCCGCGCGCTGCACGCCTGGCGGGCACTGGGTTTCGGGTTCGTCGAGGCCGGCACGGTGACCAGGCTGGCGCAGCCGGGCAACCCGAAGCCGCGGCTGTTCGACCTGCCGGACAGCGAGGCCGTGATCAACCGGATGGGCTTCAACAACGCCGGCGCCGACGCGCTCGCCGAACGGCTCGTCACCAGGGGCAGGCCGCCGATCCCGCTGGGCATCAGCATCGGCAAGTCCAAGGCCGCCGCACTGGAGGACGCGGTCGCCGACTACCAGGCGTCGCTGCGCTCGCTGTACCCGCACGCGGACTACTTCGCGATCAACGTCAGCTCGCCCAACACTCCCGGCCTGCGCGCGCTGCAGGACCGGTCCGCGCTCGGCGAGCTGCTGGCCGAGCTGCGCGACACCTCCCGTGCCCTCGCCGGGAAAGCTGGCAGGGCGCCCACTCCCCTGCTGGTGAAGGTCGCCCCCGACCTGTCCGAGGACGCGCTCGCCGAGCTGCTGGAGGTGTGCGGCGAGTACGACGTGGCCGGCCTGATCGCCACCAACACCACCCTCGCCAGGAACGGACTGGCCGGCACCGACGAGCACCTCGCCGGGGAGACCGGCGGGCTGTCCGGCGCTCCGCTGGCCGCGCGCGCCCGCGAGGTGGTGCGGTTCGTGCACGAGCGGACCGAGGGGAAGCTGCCGATCATCGGCGTCGGCGGGGTGCTCAGCGCCTCCGACGCCCAGCGGCTGCTCGACGCCGGCGCGAGCCTGGTCCAGCTCTACACCGGTTTCGCCCTGCACGGTCCCGGCCTGGTCCGGCGGGTCGGCCGCGGCCTCGCCGACCCGCACCGCCCCGGCTCCCAACCACGCTGGCCCTGACGGCGGCCCGGCCCGTACAAGCCCAATGTGACGTTTGGCTCGTTCTAGTGGCCGAACGTCACGTTGGGCGGGTCGCGGCCGGAGCTATTCGGTGGAGCCGGTGGCGCTGAGGTAGCCGAGGTAGGCGCGCCAGCCGCCGTGGCCGGTGATGTCCATGGCCGCCGCAGCGGCCACCGAGTCGCACTGGAAGCCGATCACGGTGTCCCCGTCGGCGAGTTCGATCGCGCCCATGCTCATCGGCGCGCGCAGCCGGGCCAGGAACCGGCCGAGCCCGGCGGGGGCGATCCGCCAGCGTTCCCCGACCAGCGAGGAACCATCGGCGGCCCGCAGCACACCGGGCACCGGCGGCGCGCTCGGCAGCGCAACCATCCGGTACTGCTCGGCGGTCCTCGCTTCGCCGAGGAACCGCGCACCCAGCTCGACCAGCTGCCCGTTCAGCGGCTGGCCGCGCAGCCGCGCGCCGAACACGATCAGGTCGATTCCCGGTGCGGGATAAGGATGTGCGGCCTGTTCACCGGTGAGCAGGGCGGCCACGTCGATGGCGATCTGGTCGTCGAACGCGCGGGTCAGCACGGTCACCCCGAACGGGCCGCCGTCCGCGGTGCCCGCCGGTACCGCGACCGCGGCGAGGTCGAGCGGGTTGGCGAAGCTCGCGTAACCACCGGTGCGCTTGGGCACGCCGACCGGGTCCGCTTCGACCTCGGCGATCGACGGATGCCCGGCGGCGGTGGGCACCAGCAACGCGTCGAAGGGGGCCAGCGCGGCGGCGGTTTCGGCCCGCAACTCGTCGAGCCGGGCCTGGTCCGCGGAAAGCCGGTGCGCGGGCAGCTCACCGGCGGCGAGGATGATGCCGGCGACCACCGGGTCCACCTGGTCGCGATGCCGCTCGATGAACTCGCCGACCGCCGCGTACCGCTCGGCCACCAGCGCGCCGTCGTAGAGCAGCGCGCCGGCGGCCAGGAACGGCCGCAGGTCCACCGTTGCGACCACCACTCCTGCCGCCCGCAAAGTGTCTACTGTGGACTGAAAGCGGCGGCGGGCGTCCGCGGACAGTGGAGCCAGCGCGGCATCGTCGGGCACGGCCAGCCGCGGCCGCTCCCCCGCGCTCAGCCGCACCGCCTCCGGCCAGCTCCGGCTCCGCGGGTCGGCACTGTCCTGGCCGGTCATCGCTTCGAGCGCGAGCTGGCCCTCGGCCAGTGTCCGCGCGAAAACGCTCAAGCAGTCGTAGGACGGTGAAGCCGGCACCACCCCGGTCTTCGGCATCAGCCCGAGGGTGGGCTTGAGCCCGACGATCCCGTTGAACGCGGCCGGCACCCGGCCGGATCCGGCGGTGTCGGTACCGACTGCGAGATCGGCGAAACCCAGCGCCACGGCGACCGCGGAACCCGCGCTGGACCCGCCGGCCACCCGGTCCGGCCGGCCCGCGGCACGGACCGGCGCCCCGGCGGTCCGAGTGCCGGCCAAGCCGGTGGCGAACTGGTCCATCGCGGTCTTGCCGAGCACCACGGCGCCGGCCGCGACCAGCCGCCGCACCGCGGTGGCGCTGGTTTCCGGCAGATAGCCGTAGGCGGGACAGCCCGCGGTGGTCACCATTCCGGCAACGTCCACATTGTCCTTGACCGCGAGCAGCGCGCCGGCCAGCGGCAGCCGCTCACCAGCTCGTGCCCGTGCCGCGACACCCTCCGCCTCGGCCAGCACTTCTTCTTGCGGGCGCAGGAAATTCCACACCTCGGGCCGGTCGGCCTCAGCAATCCGCCGGTACACGGCGGGCACCCGGCGCGGCAGCTCGTCCGGCGCGAACCGGGCAGTGTCCACTCGGTCCACTCGAGACGGCCGGTTCAGGAAAGTTCGCGCAGCGCGATGGCGAGACCGGCGAGCCGGTCGGTGGCGTCGGTGAGCGCTTCCTTGGAGGTCTGCACCCCGCCGCTGCTCGCGGCGACCGCGCGGCCGGCCGCGGCGACCAGGGTGCCGTAGCCCTCCAGGCCGTCGTCGAGCTGCTCGCGCAGGGTGCTGATGGCCGACTCCAGCGCGGTCCGCTCCCCTTCGGGCGCGGTGTTCTTTGCCCGCTCGATGGCCTGGATCCTGGCCGCCAGCCCGCGCAGCGCGGCCGCGGCCTCGGCGGCGGTCGCCTGCGCGTCCTCGACCGAGACCTCCGGCACCGCGGTAGTGCCCACCGAACTGGGCGTGGCCAGCTGCCGGAGCAGTTCGGCCAGCGACGCCTCGGACTCGGCGAGCCGTTCCATCGGCGCCCTCGCCGACGAGCTCGCCGGCGGCAACGGTGGTGGAGCGGCCGACGCCGCCGGCAGCTGGACCTTCTTCAGCTGGTGCAGCCGGGTACCCGAGCGCACCCCGAGCGCGCCGAACACCACGACCCCGGCGATCCCGGAGAACGCGCTGGTCAGCCCGGCTTCCATGCCGGCGAACCCGAGGAAGCCGGCGACCGCGTACAGCCCGAACAGGATGGTGAGCACGATCCACAGGGTCAGCGCCCTGGAGGTGCGCCGCTTACGGCGTTCCAGCTTGGCCGCGGGCTCGTTCCAGCGCTCCCACTTGGACCGCACCTCGGCGATCCCCGGCAGGTCCGCCGGCAAGGACACCCCGGCCGGCATCGGCATCCGGGGCCGGGCGGGCCGTTCCGGACTGGCCGGCACCGCGGGCGTCTCCGGCCGGTCCGATGCCTGACGCTGGTCGGCGGGCGGGAAGTAACGCTGCACCTTCGCCTGTGCCCGCTGCGCCTTCTCCTGTGCCCGCTGCGCGTAGTCGGGTAAGCGTTCGATGTGCTGTTCAAGCTTCTCGTTGAACTTGCTGAAATCCCGCTTACCCGACCCCATCGCGTGCCCCTCCGAATGAAACCCCGCCTGACTGGCGGCTAGGCCTGCTTCTTCTGCTGCTCGGCCTGGACGGCAGCCTGGATCTCCTTCTGGATGTCCGCGGAGGGCTGGGTCGCCGCGGCCGGGGCCGAGGAGCCAGCACTCGAGGACCCGTCGGTCACCTGAGCCACCGAGTCGCCCTTCATCGAAGCGCGGATCTGCTCGAGCCTGCTGTGCCCGGCCATCTGCGTGGTCGACTGCTGGACCTCCAGCATCCGGCCCTGCACCGAGTTCTCCGCCAGCTCCGCGGAGCCGAGCGCCGTCGTGTAGCGCTTTTCGATCTTCTCGCGCACCTCGTCCAGCGAGGGCGTGTTGCCCGGCGCGGCCAGCTCGGTCATCGAGTTCAGCGAAGCGGAGACCTTCTCCTGCATCTTGGCCTGCTCCAACTGCGAGAGCAGCTTGGTGCGCTCGGCCAGCTTCTGCTGCAGCATGCTGGAGTTGCGCTCGACGGCCTGCTTGGCCTTCGCCGCCGCCTGCAGCGACTGGTCGTGCAGCGTCTTCAGGTCCTCGATGCTCTGCTCGGCGGTGACCAGCTGGGCGGCGAAGCTCTCGGCCGCGGTCTCGAACTGCTGCGCCTTCGCCTCGTCACCCTTGCTGCGCGCGTCGTCGGCGAGCACCAGCGACTGCCGGGTGGAAGCCTGCAGCTTCTCCACCTCGCCGAGCTGACGGTTGAGCTTCATCTCCAGCTGCCGCTGGTTGCCGATCACCGAAGCGGCCTGCTGGGAGAGCGCCTGGTGGTTGCGCTGTGCCTCCTCGATGGCCTGCTGGA includes:
- a CDS encoding PspA/IM30 family protein, which codes for MANPFVKFWKYLMAAFSSKIDEHADPKVQIQQAIEEAQRNHQALSQQAASVIGNQRQLEMKLNRQLGEVEKLQASTRQSLVLADDARSKGDEAKAQQFETAAESFAAQLVTAEQSIEDLKTLHDQSLQAAAKAKQAVERNSSMLQQKLAERTKLLSQLEQAKMQEKVSASLNSMTELAAPGNTPSLDEVREKIEKRYTTALGSAELAENSVQGRMLEVQQSTTQMAGHSRLEQIRASMKGDSVAQVTDGSSSAGSSAPAAATQPSADIQKEIQAAVQAEQQKKQA